From a region of the Alnus glutinosa chromosome 1, dhAlnGlut1.1, whole genome shotgun sequence genome:
- the LOC133857472 gene encoding uncharacterized protein LOC133857472, protein MAGLGLQMIPLQSTGPTRIPPDKPAVEKAQAHLETHHLGSAVDKRSEKLRTLCCRKPGSGVMYSWTTSRWIGRRRWRHLAMYVEQQDGGFHRVLVPVMYFNHPLFGELLREAEEESRHQHQGGITIPCQQVTRVVFR, encoded by the coding sequence ATGGCTGGTCTGGGCCTCCAAATGATTCCTTTGCAAAGTACGGGCCCGACCCGGATACCGCCAGATAAACCCGCTGTAGAGAAAGCCCAAGCCCATCTCGAAACTCATCACCTGGGGTCGGCGGTTGACAAACGAAGCGAGAAGTTGAGAACTCTGTGCTGTAGAAAACCCGGGTCGGGGGTTATGTACTCGTGGACTACGAGCCGTTGGATAGGGCGAAGAAGGTGGCGGCATCTGGCCATGTACGTGGAGCAACAAGACGGTGGCTTTCACAGAGTTTTGGTGCCCGTGATGTACTTTAACCATCCCCTGTTTGGTGAGCTTCTAAGGGAGGCTGAGGAGGAGTCTAGGCATCAGCACCAGGGCGGGATCACGATCCCCTGTCAACAggttacccgggtcgtgttcAGGTAA